The following are encoded together in the Juglans microcarpa x Juglans regia isolate MS1-56 chromosome 2D, Jm3101_v1.0, whole genome shotgun sequence genome:
- the LOC121249348 gene encoding uncharacterized protein LOC121249348, which produces MRAAQSRQKSYEDNGHCQLEFELGDKVFLRIAPMKRVMRYAKKDKLSPRSVGPFEILNRIGPMAYRVALPPALSKVHDVFHVSMLRKYMSDPTPLIDYEPLQL; this is translated from the coding sequence ATGAGAGCAGCTCAGAGTCGACAAAAGAGTTATGAAGATAATGGTCATTGCCAATTAGAGTTTGAGCTTGGGGATAAGGTATTCTTAAGGATTGCACCGATGAAAAGGGTCATGAGATATGCAAAGAAGGACAAGTTGAGTCCTAGATCTGTCGGGCCCTTTGAGATTCTAAATCGGATTGGCCCAATGGCTTACAGGGTGGCCCTACCACCAGCACTTTCAAAGGTACACGACGTATTTCACGTATCTATGCTGAGGAAGTATATGTCCGATCCCACCCCACTGATTGACTATGAACCACTTCAACTTTAG
- the LOC121248744 gene encoding uncharacterized protein LOC121248744, with protein sequence MSSTSRAIVAASIGVVEAMKDQMGICRWNYILRSSQQNTRNHLRSSSQAKSLSSSTSAVVSSKAREEQMKKSEESLRKVMYLSCWGPN encoded by the coding sequence ATGAGTTCAACAAGCAGAGCTATTGTAGCAGCCAGCATAGGAGTAGTGGAGGCCATGAAAGACCAGATGGGCATATGCAGGtggaattatattttaagatccTCTCAGCAAAATACAAGGAACCATCTCCGATCGTCGTCTCAGGCCAAGAGCCTCTCCTCTTCAACTTCTGCAGTGGTTTCAAGCAAAGCAAGAGAGGAGCAAATGAAGAAATCAGAAGAGTCGTTGAGAAAAGTAATGTACTTGAGCTGTTGGGGTCCCAATTGA
- the LOC121248741 gene encoding uncharacterized protein LOC121248741, with protein MSSTSRAIVAASIGVVEAMKDQMGICKWNYILRSSQQNTRNHLRSLSQAKSLSSSTSAVVSSEVREEQMKKSEESLRKVMYLSCWGPNY; from the coding sequence ATGAGTTCAACAAGCAGAGCTATTGTAGCAGCCAGCATAGGAGTTGTGGAGGCCATGAAAGACCAGATGGGTATATGCAAGtggaattatattttaagatccTCTCAGCAAAATACAAGGAACCATCTCCGATCGTTGTCTCAGGCCAAGAGCCTCTCCTCTTCAACTTCTGCAGTGGTTTCAAGCGAAGTAAGAGAGGAGCAAATGAAGAAGTCAGAAGAGTCGTTGAGAAAAGTAATGTACTTGAGCTGTTGGGGTCCCAATTATTGA
- the LOC121248743 gene encoding uncharacterized protein LOC121248743: MSSTSRAIVAACVGVVEAMKDQMGICRWNYIIRSAQQNTKNHLRSLSQTKNLSSSTSAAVSRKARDQKMKKSEESLRTVMYLSCWGPN, from the coding sequence ATGAGTTCAACAAGCAGAGCTATTGTAGCAGCCTGCGTAGGAGTTGTGGAGGCCATGAAAGACCAGATGGGTATCTGCAGGTggaattatattataagatcCGCTCAGCAAAACACAAAGAACCATCTCCGGTCGTTATCTCAGACAAAAAACCTCTCCTCTTCAACTTCCGCAGCGgtttcaagaaaagcaagaGATCAGAAAATGAAGAAGTCGGAAGAGTCTTTGAGGACAGTCATGTACTTAAGCTGTTGGGGTCCCAATTGA